In the genome of Fusarium fujikuroi IMI 58289 draft genome, chromosome FFUJ_chr02, one region contains:
- a CDS encoding probable SEC4-like Rab/GTPase has protein sequence MSSNRNYDFLIKLLLIGDSGVGKSCCLLRFSEDSFTPSFITTIGIDFKIRTIELDGKRVKLQIWDTAGQERFRTITTAYYRGAMGILLVYDVTDERSFNNIRTWFQNVEQHATEGVNKILIGNKCDWEEKRVVSTEQGQALADELGIPFLEVSAKSNINIDKAFYSLAADIKKRLIDNSKNDQPSASGVNVGDKSEGGGSKCC, from the exons ATGTCGAGTAATCGCAACTATGATTTCCTG ATTAAGCTGCTCCTGATAGGCGACTCCGGCGTCGGCAAGTCGTGCTGTCTGCTGCGATTCAGCGAGGACTCCTTCACCCCTTCATTCATCACCACTATCGGTATCGACTTCAAGATCAGGACTATCGAGCTCGATGGAAAGCGCGTCAAGCTGCAGATCTGGGATACCGCCGGTCAGGAGCGTTTCCgcaccatcaccaccgccTATTATCGTGGTGCCATGGGAATCCTCCTTGTCTACGACGTCACCGACGAGCGCTCATTCAACA ACATCCGAACTTGGTTCCAAAACGTCGAGCAACATGCTACAGAGGGTGTCAACAAGATTCTAATTGGCAACAAGTGCGACTGGGAAGAGAAGCGAGTTGTTTCCACCGAGCAAGGCCAGGCTCTCGCTGACGAGCTGGGCATTCCCTTCCTCGAGGTCTCCGCCAAGAGCAACATCAATATCGACAAGGCCTTCTACAGCCTAGCCGCAGACATCAAGAAGCGACTTATCGACAACTCCAAGAACGACCAACCCTCAGCGAGCGGTGTCAACGTCGGCGATAAGAGCGAAGGCGGCGGCAGCAAGTGCTGCTAA
- a CDS encoding related to AAA family ATPase, translating into MLAKSVDARVRPLANTSLEKSSLLGAARIYVSKDTLLSLNGNLENGKHCVVTRLASAANKEDVPQEEDLQREASLWILPEKNLSPNVVMMTRAFQEATGFKIGDTVRITIAGTTPEAEEVVVQEVTEVTDKTAAEFERMQRLEKGAKYPLPWENSLASAFDRADLIFPGMVVEAMHTCKARRNFKVISVNSKTNSVAKFSNYTTTIIIADANSTITDSNAQDRGDLVVTGVPGMTKQINTLNEFLLLITQPCNVEGDKMSAAFVIHGGSGTGKTFILKRIAATKWGRVHWIKPSDKIASIRETFKIAQSQQPSIVLMDNFESLISKDRSNRDTVIETIGEELDALAEISQSKNAYTQVVVIATCSDFYTDIPEELRSSTRFLNHTPLPIPRTHERQEILESFKPPIKGNRQALLLELAQMTHAYSPKDLDILITTAVRGRKTQLLKAGVDPGEENFLEKSDLERARKAVRPTAMRDINLNPPTIHWQDVGGQDVLKKALNRMIKYTKNPEHSLRPPPKGLLLYGPPGCSKTLSAQAAATESGFNFFAVKGAELLNMYVGESERAVRTLFERARNASPSIIFFDEIDSIGGQRSGSGSATRSTGSVNMLTTLLTEMDGFEALSGVLILAATNRPEAMDPALMRPGRFDQVLYVGPPDGAAREAIFNVHLRGLPLASDVDIADLSRLAEGYSGAEIKSICDQTCMLVQERYDDDRTANKLEMTMADLTVILEKTPRNITKQMIDGYEKWSRQFKKV; encoded by the exons ATGCTTGCGAAAAGTGTGGACGCAAGGGTCAGGCCTTTGGCCAATACAAGCCTCGAAAAGTCAAGTCTTCTCGGTGCCGCTCGAATCTATGTCAGCAAAGATactcttctctctttaaatGGAAATCTCGAAAACGGAAAACACTGCGTTGTCACACGCTTAGCATCTGCCGCCAACAAGGAAGATGttccccaagaagaagacctaCAGCGAGAAGCCTCGCTATGGATCCTCCCAGAGAAGAACCTCAGCCCGAATGTTGTTATGATGACTAGGGCATTCCAAGAAGCTACAGGTTTCAAAATCGGTGATACTGTTCGCATCACGATTGCAGGCACAACACCAGAGGCGGAAGAAGTGGTTGTGCAAGAAGTTACTGAAGTTACAGATAAGACAGCCGCTGAGTTCGAAAGGATGCAGAGATTAGAGAAAGGCGCAAAGTATCCTTTACCTTGGGAGAATTCACTTGCATCTGCCTTTG ATCGTGCTGATCTCATCTTCCCTGGCATGGTTGTAGAGGCGATGCACACCTGCAAGGCACGCCGAAACTTCAAGGTCATCTCCGTTAACTCGAAGACCAATAGCGTTGCCAAGTTCAGCAATTACACGACAACAATAATCATCGCTGATGCCAACTCAACAATCACAGACTCGAATGCCCAGGACCGTGGCGATTTGGTCGTAACTGGTGTCCCTGGAATGACGAAGCAAATTAACACGCTGAACGAATTCCTACTCCTCATCACTCAGCCATGCAATGTTGAAGGAGATAAGATGTCGGCTGCTTTTGTTATCCACGGTGGCTCCGGCACTGGCAAGACCTTCATTTTGAAACGCATCGCTGCAACGAAATGGGGCAGAGTGCATTGGATCAAACCCTCGGACAAGATCGCGAGTATCAGGGAAACCTTCAAGATTGCACAGAGCCAGCAACCGAGCATCGTTTTGATGGATAATTTCGAGTCTCTGATCAGCAAAGATCGCTCAAATCGCGACACTGTCATCGAAACAATAGGCGAAGAACTGGATGCTTTGGCCGAAATCTCACAGTCGAAAAACGCTTACACCCAAGTCGTGGTAATCGCGACTTGCTCCGATTTTTATACTGATATCCCCGAGGAACTGCGATCGTCTACTCGCTTTCTAAACCACACTCCTCTACCTATTCCTAGAACCCATGAGCGTCAAGAGATACTCGAGTCCTTTAAGCCGCCGATTAAAGGCAACAGGCAAGCACTTCTCTTGGAATTGGCACAAATGACACACGCATACAGCCCTAAGGACCTCGACATCTTGATCACAACTGCCGTCCGTGGCCGTAAAacccagcttctcaaggcaGGTGTTGATCCTGGCGAGGAGAATTTCTTAGAAAAGTCTGATCTAGAACGAGCGAGAAAGGCAGTTCGTCCCACAGCTATGCGCGACATCAATCTCAACCCTCCTACTATTCATTGGCAGGATGTTGGTGGTCAGGATGTACTGAAAAAGGCACTCAATCGAATGATCAAGTATACAAAG AACCCAGAACACTCTCTTCGGCCTCCTCCCAAAGGTCTTTTGCTCTACGGGCCTCCGGGTTGCTCGAAAACTCTCTCGGCCCAAGCCGCCGCAACAGAATCAGGCTTCAATTTCTTTGCCGTCAAAGGTGCCGAGCTTCTTAACATGTACGTCGGCGAGTCTGAGCGGGCTGTGCGTACTCTTTTTGAACGGGCTCGCAATGCCTCTCCatcaatcatcttcttcgacgaGATCGACTCTATCGGTGGGCAGCGTTCAGGCAGCGGCTCCGCTACCCGCAGCACAGGCTCTGTCAACATGCTCACGACCCTTCTCACTGAGATGGACGGTTTCGAAGCTCTCTCAGGGGTGCTAATCCTTGCAGCTACCAACCGACCTGAGGCCATGGACCCAGCATTAATGCGGCCCGGCCGATTTGACCAAGTCCTGTACGTTGGCCCTCCTGACGGAGCCGCGCGAGAAGCTATTTTCAACGTGCATCTCCGTGGCCTACCTCTTGCATCGGACGTCGATATTGCAGACCTATCTCGACTCGCTGAAGGATACTCCGGAGCCGAGATCAAGTCCATCTGTGATCAGACCTGCATGCTTGTCCAGGAGCGTTATGACGATGACAGAACGGCCAACAAGCTCGAAATGACCATGGCCGACTTGACAGTTATTCTTGAGAAAACACCACGGAACATCACA